GCGGGGTCGAGGAGGGCTAGAGCGAGGAGCAGCCAGATCATCGCGCTAATCCTATCAAGGCGCGCACCACCTTCTCGGGGTCGTGCTGCGCGAGGGGGCCGGCCTCCAGGAAGTCGCCCGCGATGACCCGCACCCCATCGGCCTCGAAGGGACGGGGGTCGAACGCCACGGGCTCCTGGCCTTCGGCGCGGTACCGGGCGAGCACGGGATCGGGGATCGGGGCGGTGTTGACCAGCACCACGTCCGGGCGGCGGCCCAGGTGCTCGGCGACCGCCTTGTAGTGCGCGTAGGCGTCCATCCCGTCCGTCTCGCCGCACTCGGTCATGATGTTCACCAGGTACACCAGGCGGCCTTTGGCCTCCCGAACCGTGCGGCTGACTTCGGGGGTGAGGAAGCTGGGGATCACGCTGGTGTAGAGGCTGCCCGGCCCCAGCACGATCAGGCGCGCTTGGCGTAGGGCTGCCACCACCTCGGGCATGGCCGGCACCTCCGCCGGCTCGAGGCCCACCCGCCGTACCGGCCGGCCCACCTCTCTCAGCCGGGTCTCGCCGGTCTCGACGCGGCCGTCCATGAACTCCGCCACGAGCCGGGCCGGCTCGGGGGTGGAGGGGTAGACCGCGCCGCGCAGGGCAAGGGCGCGGTTGGCCTCCCGGAGGGCTTCGGCAAAGTCCCCGGTGAGCTCGTAGAGGCTCACGAGGAACAGGTTCCCGAAGGTATGCCCCGCGAGCTCACCGCCGCGGCGGAAGCGGTACTGCATCAGGGTGGGGAGCCGCTCGGCGTCGGAGAGGGCGGCCAGGCAGTCCACCAGGTCCCCTACCGCGGGCACGCCGAACGAGCGGCGGAGCCGCCCGGTCGAGCCACCGTCATCGGTCACGGCGACCACTGCGGTGAGGTGCGTGGTGTGCTGCTTCAAGCCCTTCAGCACGCGGCTGAGCCCCGTGCCCCCGCCGAGCGCGACGATGTGCGGGCCGGCCTCGAGCTTGCGGCGGACGTACACCACCTCGGGCACCTGGTCGGGGTCGGTGAGGGCGGAGAGCATGCTGCGGTTCATCGTGCGGATACCGATCACGAACACCCCAAACCCCAGGGTGAAGAGGAGGAGGCCCGAGGCCCAAAGGGGGAGGTTCAAGAGGACGGCCCAGCGGGCGAGCTCGATCATCCAGTCCAGTACGGGACCCTGCCAGGAGAGCTGCGCCACCCCCAAGAACATGAGGAGCATGCCGAGAAAGGCGACGAAGGCGTAGCGCTTGACGCGCATGCCCGGAAGCAGCCACCGGGTACTGGGCAGGGAAGGGCGTTTATTCCTTGTCCACATCGCGGTGCTCCACCTCGAGCGTGAACCGGCTGGCGAGGTCCTCCCCGAGCCGAATGGCGGTCGCGACGCTGCGGTGCCGGCCCCCGGTACAACCGATCGCGACGGTGTAGAGGCCTCGCCCGGCCTGGCGCGCGGCGTCGGCGGCCAGGCCGGTGGTGGTGAGGAGGGCGCGGTAGTACGCCTCGAACTCCGGCCGGAAGATGTACGCGGCCACCTCGGGGTCCGCGCCGGTGCGGGGCTTGAGCTTGGGGGCGTAGTGCGGGTTGGGCAAGGCCCGGACGTCCAGGACCAGGTCGGCCTCCCGCGGGGGACCCCACTTGAAGCCGAAGGAGACCAAGCGCAGCACGAAGGCTTCCGCTTCGCCCAGGTAGGTGCTGAGGAAGGCCTTAAGGTCACGCGGGGTTTTCTGGCTGGTGTCCACGACCACGTCGGCCAACGCCCGTACGGGCGCGAGGGCGCGGCGTTCCTGGGCGATCTCCGCGAGGAGGTTGCCCGTGCCCAAGGGGTGGACCCGTCGCGTGAGGTTGTAGCGCTTGAGCAGAACCTCGGAGCTCGCCTCGAGGTACACCACCTGTACCCGCACCCCGGCCTGGCGCAGCGTGGCGAGGGCGGCCTCGAGGTCGGGCAGGAAGGCTTCGGCGCGGATGTCCACCACCGCGGCGGCCCGCTTTAGCCCTTGGGCCTCGAGGGTCTCGACAAGGGCGGGCCAGAGGGGCGGGGGGAGGTTGTCCACCGCGAAGTACCCCAGGTCCTCCAGCGCGAACCGGGCGGTGGTCTTGCCGGCCCCGGACATTCCGCTGATCACCACGAACCGCATCCCTGTTAGTCTACCGTGGCGCGTTTGCGTCGAGGAGGGCCTCGATCGCGCGCCGCCACCCCACAGGACCCACCCCCCGCACCCGCTGGAGGCCCGCGAGCGGCATCGCTTCCCAGCCGCCCGTGGGTTTCTCAACCAGGATGGGGCGGTCGACCGCCTCGAGCATCGGGCGGTCGTTCGGGCCGTCCCCGAGGGCTACGGTGTACACCGGGCCGAACGCTTTGCGGAAGAGGGCGGTGAGGATGCGGACCGCGCGGCCCTTGTCGCTGGGGCCCGTCGCGTGGTAAAAGCGCCCCCCGTGCGTCCAGCGCAGTCCCGCGGCCTGGATGGCCTCGAGGATTCGCCGGACCTCGTCCGGGCTGCCCTCGAGCACGAGGGTTTCGTCGTACTCGCGGGCTTGAGCGCGCCGGGCAGCCTCGAGGCTCAGGCCGGTGCGCGCCGCGACCTCCTGGGGGGTGAGGTCCCCGAACCCCCGAACGGGCAGGCCGAGCCGAGCCTCGATCGCTTTGAGGCGGCGGCGGATCTCGGGGTAAGGGAGGCCCAGCTCCAGGACCTGGTACCCGTCCCGGGCCGCGGCGCCTTCGAGGGGGAAGGGGAAGTACCCCTCAGGGATGAAGATCGCCCCGCCGTTTTCGGCGATGAAGGGGTCGGTGACGCCGAGGGCCTGGCGGTGCACTTCGAGCTCCGCGCGGGTCTTGGCGGAGCAGAAGACGACCGGGATGCCGCGGGCTTGGAGCGCGGCGAGCGCGGGGCGGGCCGCGTCCGCGCGGTAGGTGGTGGGGTCGAGCAGCGTGCCGTCCAGGTCGGTAAAGACGACGAGGTGGGGGGTCATGGTTGGGGGACGCTGAAGCGGGCGCGGTGCGGGCGCAGGGCCTCGGCGAAGGCGTCGAGGTCCGCCGTCATGGGGGGGGCGATCAGACGCGGGGCGGGCGGGGCCGTCTGCCCTTCCTCCAGGGCCTTGTGCCGCTCGAGGTCCTCGAGGATCAGGGTGCGGGTCACCTCCTCGGCGAGGGCGGAGTGGTAGACCGTGCCGGTGCAGGCCCGCAGCATGGCCGCGATGTGCGCATTCCCTTTTTCTTCGTGTAGGTGCGGGTTGCGGGTCTCGATCTGGAAGACCTCCACCCCGTGCTCCGCCACCTCGGGCGGGTCGATGGGGTGGAGGCCGCCGAACCGCTCGAAGATCGAGACGAGCTCCTGGGGCTCGATCGCGTACCCGGAGGCGTAGGGGAGGAGCCGGGCGAGCGTCCAGGTCATGGCGTGCTCGCCGGCGCAGGCCGTCTTGATCACGTCGGTCTCGAACCCGGTGTGCATCGAGAGGAGGGAGTTCATGGCCCGGTTGGTTTTCTCGGAGACCCGGCCCCATTTGCGGAAGAAGAGCCCTTCCTCCTCGTTGGGTTTGGGTTTGTACCGCCAGAGGATCCGCACCATGGCGTAGGGGGTCTGGGCCAGGGCGAACCCCGCGGCGTAGCAGCGCACGTACTCCCAGACCGCGCCGGGGAAGTAGTTGTCCGCGTCGATGAACCCCACGTACTCCCGGCCCGCGAGGCGCGCGAAGAGCATGGCGAGGATCATGCCCTCGGCCTTGCCGCTGCGCACGAGCCCGTCCTCGTCCAAGAGGTCGGCGTACCCGGAGGCGCGCGCCGCCTCGGCCAGGAGGGGGTCTTTCTGGTGGAAGATCAGGGCGCGGCGGCGGGTGAAGTGGCAGAACTCCTCCAGGGTATCCCGCTCCATCTTGAAGCGGTCCGGCGTGCTGTTGGAGGCCACGATGATCAGGCAGTCGTGCGGCACGCCGGAGAGAACGCCTTCGAAGAGCTTGAGCTTCTCGTTGCGGGTGGGGATGACGATGGCCATGCGCTCGAGGACCTGCCGTAGGGTGTCTTCCTCGAGCTTTTTGACCGCGACGTACTCGTGCGTGTCTCGGGTGTGCCCGGAGTCGAGCTCCAAAACCTTTTGGACCTCGTGGATCTTGACGGAACCGAAGCGTTCCGTGTGCCGGGGCAACTCGATGCGCACGCCTCTAGTTTACCAAGGGGCGGCTAGACGAACTTCTTGAGGACGGTAGCGATCTCGTCCGGTTTGGCGGCGTTGCCCTCGGCGACCTCGGCGGCGCAGAGCACGAGGAACTCCTTGAGGATCACGTTCGCTGCGGACTCCATGGCTTTCTTGGTCGCGGTCATCTGGGTGAGGACCTCGTCGCAAGGCCGCCCTTCCTGGACCAT
This region of Marinithermus hydrothermalis DSM 14884 genomic DNA includes:
- the mpgS gene encoding mannosyl-3-phosphoglycerate synthase, coding for MRIELPRHTERFGSVKIHEVQKVLELDSGHTRDTHEYVAVKKLEEDTLRQVLERMAIVIPTRNEKLKLFEGVLSGVPHDCLIIVASNSTPDRFKMERDTLEEFCHFTRRRALIFHQKDPLLAEAARASGYADLLDEDGLVRSGKAEGMILAMLFARLAGREYVGFIDADNYFPGAVWEYVRCYAAGFALAQTPYAMVRILWRYKPKPNEEEGLFFRKWGRVSEKTNRAMNSLLSMHTGFETDVIKTACAGEHAMTWTLARLLPYASGYAIEPQELVSIFERFGGLHPIDPPEVAEHGVEVFQIETRNPHLHEEKGNAHIAAMLRACTGTVYHSALAEEVTRTLILEDLERHKALEEGQTAPPAPRLIAPPMTADLDAFAEALRPHRARFSVPQP
- the mpgP gene encoding mannosyl-3-phosphoglycerate phosphatase, whose translation is MTPHLVVFTDLDGTLLDPTTYRADAARPALAALQARGIPVVFCSAKTRAELEVHRQALGVTDPFIAENGGAIFIPEGYFPFPLEGAAARDGYQVLELGLPYPEIRRRLKAIEARLGLPVRGFGDLTPQEVAARTGLSLEAARRAQAREYDETLVLEGSPDEVRRILEAIQAAGLRWTHGGRFYHATGPSDKGRAVRILTALFRKAFGPVYTVALGDGPNDRPMLEAVDRPILVEKPTGGWEAMPLAGLQRVRGVGPVGWRRAIEALLDANAPR
- a CDS encoding gluconeogenesis factor YvcK family protein; its protein translation is MRVKRYAFVAFLGMLLMFLGVAQLSWQGPVLDWMIELARWAVLLNLPLWASGLLLFTLGFGVFVIGIRTMNRSMLSALTDPDQVPEVVYVRRKLEAGPHIVALGGGTGLSRVLKGLKQHTTHLTAVVAVTDDGGSTGRLRRSFGVPAVGDLVDCLAALSDAERLPTLMQYRFRRGGELAGHTFGNLFLVSLYELTGDFAEALREANRALALRGAVYPSTPEPARLVAEFMDGRVETGETRLREVGRPVRRVGLEPAEVPAMPEVVAALRQARLIVLGPGSLYTSVIPSFLTPEVSRTVREAKGRLVYLVNIMTECGETDGMDAYAHYKAVAEHLGRRPDVVLVNTAPIPDPVLARYRAEGQEPVAFDPRPFEADGVRVIAGDFLEAGPLAQHDPEKVVRALIGLAR
- a CDS encoding metal-sensitive transcriptional regulator, coding for MNTTDLGPEVVESILKRLRRIEGQVRGLQKMVQEGRPCDEVLTQMTATKKAMESAANVILKEFLVLCAAEVAEGNAAKPDEIATVLKKFV
- the rapZ gene encoding RNase adapter RapZ yields the protein MRFVVISGMSGAGKTTARFALEDLGYFAVDNLPPPLWPALVETLEAQGLKRAAAVVDIRAEAFLPDLEAALATLRQAGVRVQVVYLEASSEVLLKRYNLTRRVHPLGTGNLLAEIAQERRALAPVRALADVVVDTSQKTPRDLKAFLSTYLGEAEAFVLRLVSFGFKWGPPREADLVLDVRALPNPHYAPKLKPRTGADPEVAAYIFRPEFEAYYRALLTTTGLAADAARQAGRGLYTVAIGCTGGRHRSVATAIRLGEDLASRFTLEVEHRDVDKE